A portion of the Pseudochaenichthys georgianus unplaced genomic scaffold, fPseGeo1.2 scaffold_616_arrow_ctg1, whole genome shotgun sequence genome contains these proteins:
- the LOC117443451 gene encoding histone H2B 1.2-like: MPEAASVKAPKKGSKKAVTKTPGKKRRKSRKESYAIYVYKVMKQVHPDTGISSKAMGIMNCFVSDIFERIAGEASRLAHYNKRSTITSREIQTAVRLLLPGELAKHAVSEGTKAVTKYTSSK; this comes from the coding sequence ATGCCTGAAGCAGCCAGCGTGAAAGCGCCCAAGAAGGGCTCCAAGAAAGCCGTCACCAAGACCCCCGGCAAGAAGAGGAGGAAGTCCAGGAAGGAGAGCTACGCCATCTACGTGTACAAAGTGATGAAGCAGGTGCACCCCGACACCGGCATCTCCTCCAAGGCCATGGGCATCATGAACTGCTTCGTGAGCGACATCTTTGAGCGCATCGCCGGGGAGGCCTCCCGCCTGGCTCACTACAACAAGCGCTCCACCATCACCTCCAGGGAGATCCAGACCGCCGTCCGCCTGCTGCTGCCCGGAGAGCTGGCCAAGCACGCCGTGTCTGAGGGCACCAAGGCCGTGACCAAGTACACCAGCTCCAAGTAA
- the LOC117443454 gene encoding insulin-like has protein sequence MTALWLQSVSLLVLVLVSLPGSRAAPGPQHLCGSHLVDALYLVCGERGFFYNPKRDVNPLMGFLPPKAAGENEVAEFGFKDQMELMVKRGIVEQCCHQPCNIFDLQNYCN, from the exons ATGACGGCTCTGTGGCTCCAGTCCGTGTCCCTGCTGGTTCTGGTGCTGGTCTCTCTGCCGGGCTCCCGGGCCGCTCCGGGCCCTCAGCACCTGTGTGGGTCTCACCTGGTGGACGCCCTGTACCTGGTCTGTGGGGAACGAGGCTTCTTCTACAACCCCAAGAGAGACGTGAACCCCCTGATGG GTTTCCTCCCCCCGAAGGCGGCTGGGGAAAACGAGGTGGCAGAGTTCGGCTTCAAGGACCAGATGGAGCTGATGGTGAAGCGCGGCATCGTGGAGCAGTGCTGCCACCAGCCCTGCAACATCTTCGACCTGCAGAACTACTGCAACTGA
- the LOC117443450 gene encoding histone H2B 1.2-like, translating to MPADAPPVKAAKKGSKKAVTKTPSKTGKKRRKSRKESYAIYVYKVMKQVHPDTGISSKAMGIMNCFVSDIFERIAGEASRLAHYNKRSTITSREIQTAVRLLLPGELAKHAVSEGTKAVTKYTSSK from the coding sequence ATGCCTGCAGACGCACCCCCCGTCAAAGCGGCCAAGAAGGGCTCCAAGAAAGCCGTCACCAAGACCCCCAGCAAGACCGGCAAGAAGAGGAGGAAGTCCAGGAAGGAGAGCTACGCCATCTACGTGTACAAAGTGATGAAGCAGGTGCACCCCGACACCGGCATCTCCTCCAAGGCCATGGGCATCATGAACTGCTTCGTGAGCGACATCTTTGAGCGCATCGCCGGGGAGGCCTCCCGCCTGGCTCACTACAACAAGCGCTCCACCATCACCTCCAGGGAGATCCAGACCGCCGTCCGCCTGCTGCTGCCCGGAGAGCTGGCCAAGCACGCCGTGTCTGAGGGCACCAAGGCCGTGACCAAGTACACCAGCTCCAAGTAA
- the nipal4 gene encoding magnesium transporter NIPA4: MRDVHLDNETCRNGSGVRLWCGPHSVVCSISGDQTTLHTHLENSTLTTDVYSDSSSYRPWLGLSLALLSAVLIGGSVILKKKALLRLADSGNTRAGDGGHGYLKDWLWWGGLLTMGVGEVCNFAAYMFAPATLVTPLGALSVLISAVLAPYLLGEQLNVVGKLGCLLCVLGSILLVIHAPQEQEVTSLQDMTDKLLDPGFLVYLSAVLLLCSVLIFYFSPRVGRSNILVYISVCSLLGAFTVASVKGLAIAINTVADDVSVLANPLTWILLVTLVVSVVTQVNYLNKSLDTFNTLLVYPIYYVLFTSVVLSTSIILFQEWRGMKPVDLVTTLGSFLVIVVGVAMLHLFKELQCTMKQLTNQLSAPVERRLSEEVSANAAAAAAAAAVSRNKKEDKYGLMDNMVIESLPPMREEGPRVFIIS, from the exons ATGCGGGATGTCCACCTGGACAACGAGACCTGCAGGAACG GGTCGGGGGTGCGACTGTGGTGCGGCCCTCATTCTGTGGTGTGTTCAATCTCTGGAGATCAAACAACgctacacacacacctggagaaCAGCACACTTActacag ATGTGTATTCAGACAGCAGCTCTTACAGGCCGTGGCTCGGTCTCTCGTTGGCTCTGCTGTCGGCCGTCCTGATTGGCGGAAGCGTCATTCTGAAGAAGAAAGCTCTCCTCCGATTGGCCGACAGCGGAAACACCCGAGCAG GGGACGGAGGACACGGCTACCTGAAGGACTGGCTGTGGTGGGGAGGCCTGCTCACCA TGGGAGTTGGAGAGGTGTGTAACTTCGCCGCCTACATGTTCGCTCCGGCCACGCTGGTGACGCCGCTCGGAGCCCTGAGTGTCCTCATCAG TGCAGTTCTGGCGCCCTACCTGTTGGGGGAGCAGCTGAACGTGGTGGGGAAACTGGGCTGTTTGTTGTGTGTTTTGGGAAGCATCCTGTTGGTGATCCACGCCCCACAAgaacaggaagtgacatcactacAGGACATGACCGACAAGCTGCTGGACCCCG GTTTCCTGGTGTACTTGTCggcggtgctgctgctgtgttcgGTGCTCATTTTCTATTTCTCTCCTCGGGTCGGTCGCTCCAACATCCTCGTGTACAtcagcgtctgctcgctgctcGGGGCGTTCACCGTCGCCTCCGTGAAGGGCCTCGCCATCGCCATCAACACGG TGGCTGATGATGTTTCCGTGCTGGCGAACCCTCTCACGTGGATCCTGCTGGTGACGCTCGTCGTCTCCGTGGTAACACAG GTGAACTACCTGAACAAGTCTCTGGACACCTTCAACACGCTGCTGGTGTATCCCATCTACTACGTCCTCTTCACCTCCGTGGTGCTGTCCACCTCCATCATCCTCTTCCAGGAGTGGAGGGGAATGAAGCCCGTAGACTTGGTGACGACGCTGGGATCCTTCCTGGTGATCGTGGTGGGCGTCGCCATGCTCCACCTCTTCAAAGAGCTGCAG TGCACGATGAAGCAGCTGACCAATCAGCTTTCGGCTCcggtggagaggaggctttcaGAGGAGGTTTCAGCcaatgcagcagcagcagcagcagcagccgcagtAAGCAGGAATAAGAAGGAGGATAAATACGGACTGATGGACAACATGGTGATCGAGAGTCTTCCTCCCATGAGAG